From Theileria annulata chromosome 1, complete sequence, *** SEQUENCING IN PROGRESS ***, one genomic window encodes:
- a CDS encoding uncharacterized protein (Contains 1 putative transmembrane domain) — protein MEIQYDNLIYMAFVNIEQAREVVSYPTNIPIVYEKIISFTKEKVLESLRESKTDVSEILVEEASLFFLSDDDNKIGAYLLTLGENYPRRFANSLLKDLINVVLSSGYDHDSTTSDLQYLVEDKLKEIFHKYDSVVEKDQVTLVRVKTELAKENIRDSLIQVMETAANVELLKKTSENLKVKSQQAFETSKKANKHFGKYKKVVCFLIYFVIYQY, from the exons atggAGATTCAATATGATAACTTAATTTACATGGCCTTTGTCAACATAGAACAGGCCAGAGAAGTAGTTTCATACCCTACCAACATTCCTATAGTTTACGAAAAAATT ATATCTTTTACAAAAGAAAAGGTACTTGAGTCACTTAGAGAGTCTAAAACAG ATGTTTCTGAAATACTAGTTGAGGAAGCAAGTTTGTTTTTCCTATCAGAtgatgataataaaatcgGAGCTTATTTGTTAACTTTGGGGGAAAATTATCCAAGACGTTTCGCCAACAGCTTATTaaag gatttaattaatgtaGTGTTATCAAGTGGATATGATCACGATTCGACCACGTCGGATCTCCAATATTTGGTTGAGGACAAATTGAAAGAGATTTTCCACAAATACGACTCAGTGGTTGAAAAAGACCAAGTCACCTtg gtAAGGGTGAAAACTGAGCTTGCCAAAGAAAACATAAGGGACAGTTTAATACAAGTTATGGAAACCGCAGCAAACGTTGAATTACTTAAGAAAACCTCTGAAAATTTGAAAGTCAAATCACAGCAG GCATTTGAAACCTCAAAAAAAGCCAATAAACATTTTGGGAAATACAAAAAAGTGGTATGTTTCCTCATCtattttgttatttatcagtattaa